A window of Candidatus Stygibacter australis genomic DNA:
TCTGTCATTTTATCCTCCTGTCAATTTAACCCGTTTAAAAGCTCCAACGTCTTATCATATTTGGTCTTAACTTCATTATACTTCTCTTTCTCTTTTGCAACGATATTTTCCGGAGCGCTGCTGATGAACTTTTCATTTTGCAATTTACCGTTTATCTTCCGTAATTCTATTTCCAGTTTATCTATCTGCTTTTGTAGACGCTGCTGTTCTGCTTTCACATCGATCAATCCGCTCAAAGGCAGATATATCTCCATTCCCATAACAACATCGGCTAATGCACCCTCAGGTTTGGGCATTTCTTTTCCGGTTTCAATTTCAACCACATTTGCCAGTTTACTGAAATAATTAAGATTCTCGTTCAGTAATTTATCCTGATTATCAGTTGCTGTCTTAATGCTGATTTTTACCTGTGTCTTCGGGGGCAGATTAACCTGCTTCCGCAAATTCCTGATCACTGTGATTGATTCCTGGATCATTGCCATCTCAGCTTCTATATTTTTATCAATCTTAGTATGATCGCTTGTGGGGAAACTGGCAATCACAACTGATTCTTCCAGATCCGTAACCCAGTTTTTGAGATTATCCCAGATTTCCTCAGCAATAAACGGCATCAATGGTTGTAAAAGGCGCATGGAATTCTGCAAAACATCAAGCAGAATATATTTCACTGTCATTTGCCTTATGGGATTATCCTCATTATACATGCGCTCCTTAGATAATTCCAGATACCAGCTGCAAAATTCCTTCCAAATAAACTCCTGGATCAAGAGGGCAGCATCATTTAATCTGATATTTTCATAGTAATATTCTGCTTTGGCAATTGTCTGCTGCAATCTACTATATATCCATTTATCTGCCAGTTCCATTTCCAATTCAGATTCTTTCAAACTGCCTTCGATATTCTCTACATTCATCATGATATATCTGAAAGCATTCCAGATTTTATTGGCAAAATTACGCCCCGTTTCCAGAATATTTTCACTATAATAACTGTCTTGACCCTTGGGTGTATTATAGATCATCGAAAAGCGTAAAGCGTCAGCACCAATACTATCGATAATATCAATCGGGTCAGGTGAATTACCAAGACTTTTTGACATCTTTCTACCAGTTTCATCTAAGACCATACCATGAAGCAAAACCGTGTCAAACGGAATCACTCCTCTGAATTCCAGTGTACTCATGATCATCCTGGCTACCCACAGGTAAATAATCCCAGGAGCTGTCACCAGCAGATTAGTAGGTAAAAAGTAATTCAGGTCTTCAGTTTCATTTGGCCAGCCTAATGTACTGAAGGGCCAAAGCCAACTGCTGAACCAGGTATCCAGTACATCTTCATCCTGCTTAAATTCATGATTACGGCAATCTGGACAAGTTTCAGGCATTTCCTTTGCTATCAACATCTTACCGCAAGATTCACAGTAATAGGCCGGGATCCTGTGTCCCCACCAGATCTGACGTGAGATACACCAGTCTCGTATGTTTTCCATCCAGTGCAGATAGACTTTTATCCAGCGTTCCGGCTGGAATTTTACCTGTCCATTTTTTACTACCTCAATAGCTTTTTCTGCCATAGGCTTCATCTTAACAAACCACTGGTCAGAAAGGTAAGGTTCGATTGCTGTATCACACCGGTAACAATGTCCCACAGCGTGCTGATGTTCCTTTATATTGCCCAGAAGACCTAAATCCTTAAGATCTTCTAAAATTGCTTTCCTGCATTGATATCTATCCATACCCTGATATTTCTCAGGTGCATTCTCATTCATAAAGCCATGCTCATCAATTACCAGTATCTGCTCTAGACCATGCCTCTGCCCTACCTCAAAATCATTAGGATCATGAGCAGGAGTAATCTTAACGCATCCAGAACCGAATTCTATATCCACGTAGTCGTCAGCGATTACAGGTATTTCTTTATTCATTAAAGGTAAGATCAATGTTTTCCCAATCATTTCTTTATATCGGTCATCAGCTGGATTTACAGCAACTGCAGTATCTCCCAGCATTGTCTCCGGTCTGGTTGTTTCCACAGATATATAAGTACCACTATCTTTTACTGGATATTTGATCTCCCATAATTTTCCTGCTTCATCTTCGTGCTCAACTTCATCGTTAGCCAGAGCAGTAACGCAGCGGGGACACCAGTTGATTATCCTCTTGCCTTTATAGATCAAACCTTTTTCATAAAGACTGATAAATACTTCTTTCACTGAATCAGATAATTGCTCATCCATCGTAAAGCGTTCACGTGTCCAATCGCAGGAAGCTCCCAGCTTTTTAAGCTGCTGAATTATCCTTCCACCTTTGGCATGCTTCCAGGCCCAGATCCTTTCCAGAAGCTCTTCTCTGCCAATATCGTGTCGGGTTTTACCTTCTTTCGCAAGTGCCTTCTCTACCACGTTCTGAGTCGCTATCCCAGCATGATCTACACCGGGCAGCCATAATGTAGGAACTCCTGTCATACGCTTATAGCGTATCATTACATCCTGAATCGTATTATTGAGAACATGTCCCATATGCAAATGTCCTGTAACGTTAGGTGGCGGGATCAATATTGTATAAGGCTTTTTAGTCTTATCTATCTTCGGGGTAAAATATCCTTTCTCTATCCAGTGGTCATACCACTTTTTTTCTATCTCCTGGGGTTCATATTGTTTTTTTATATCCATAATTATATATTCCTCAAGTCATTACTTTTATATTTATTTTTTTTAACTTATTACCGGCAGTGATATAGATGCACTTATCCAGAATATCATATTCACTGATATTATCAATTTTTGCATCATTTACAATTTCCGCAATCACTTCACCACTTCTTACCTGAGATAATGTGAGTCTTTTATCTTTATAGATCAAAAACACACTGTCATCTAATTGGCGATACTGATTAAGGTTGATCAGACAAACTCCCTTCTGAGAGTTATGTTCTCCGGATATCTGATAATTCTCTTCCCATATCTGTTTGCCATCATCCCGATTTAGGCTGATCAATCTTCCGTCAGCAAGTGAAACCAGAATGCGATTGGCATCCACCAATCGCAGCACCTCTACTTTGGAATCAAAACTCTTTTCCCATTTGATCTCTGCATTCCTTTTATCTATCTGATACAAAGATCTGTCACTGGCAGCATAAACACCCCGATAATCAAAGCATGTATTACTGCTGAATTTATTTGCGATTGTCATTTCCCAGTCAGCTTCCATCACAATTTTCTGCTGCGGGAAAATGGCAATATTCATATCTTCATTTGCCAGCTCATTCAATAGATCCTGAGCCTGCTCCTGGAGTAAAAAGAATTGTTCCTTTAGGTCATTTCGGGTGAACTCATTACGAGTAAATTTGAGTCTGCTGAAAAGATCATCAATCAAGTTTTTACCATAATATACATAAGCAGCGCTTAATATGATCACGAGCAATAAAATGGTTGCAGTCCTATTTACTCGCTTTCGACGACGCCAGGGTGTATTACTTGATGCTTTCTGTTCCCAGTTTTTGAGAATTATATACCCAAATTTATCTGCTTCTTTCAATTGACCAATATGCTCATTAATACTTAAAAAATGAAGTCCCAGATCCTGCAGACGCATAGCTGCAACGCTATCCATCACAAGAAAATAACTGCTTTCGGGAATTGTTACCTGCTCAACTTTTACTGCGATATCCATATCTCTTGATCCTAAAAGCATCAGATCTTCACGAGATGTCATTGTCAGATTTTCCCATTTTCGTCCGATTTCTTTGAATTCTGACTTATCTAATAAACCTATGAAATATCTGCCAAATTGAACAAAATACATCCGATCTGATTCCATTACACACAGAAATAAGGATATTCCCCGTTCAAGATCAGGTCTTTGACCAAATAATGAATAAAGACGCCAATTGATCTCAACGAAGAAACGTTGTAAGGCAGGAATGATCTTATCTTCCGGCAAATTATCAAGGTCAAGTTCAATTATCTCGCTCAATAGTTTTTCCAGCATCTGATTAGCAAAACTATCTTCAGAGTGATGTTTCAGCATTAGCATCATATTCCTGGGTTGACCTGGAAAATGATCCAGATAGATATAATTACTCAGGAAATTATCTGAACTATCAAATATCTTGATCATGTATTCCTCTTCAATTATACCATTTAATAAAACTGCGAATGAATACCCGCATCAGAATGGGTATATTCATCAGCATATTTGTGTATCCGGCATTTGCCAAAGGACACCAGCATTCCATATTTTTTATTGATCTGCGTTCCAGTATAGCATTATGATTATTCCAGATACGTCTGAAATTATAATCATTTTCACGCAGGTTTCCCATTGATCTTGCCTTGATACAGCAGCTCCAGATATCTCCATCTGGTGAGATCTGAGCAGAAGTGACCCCGGAATAACAGGGGATTACCTGCTTCTGATCGCGCATTATCAATTTTACCAATTGATAATATTCTATTCTGAAAGCTTCTGTTATCTTACCTATTCCCTTATACTTCCCATTTTTGATGCGATGGATCAAAAAATCTATAGCTGCTTTATAAGATACCATATCCGGAGTGATATCAGAACCCATTGTATCAAGCTCCACCCGTTCTTCTGCAATCTCAGTGATATAAGAATCAGGTTTTAACTGGATCAATTCACTCGCTATACTATGAAAATCAGCTACATTCAAGGTAGAGATAACTGAGTGAATACCAATGGAAAGATTCTTTGCCTTCAATTCTTTTAATCCATAATAGGTAGCCAGCACTTTCTCGTAATTACCTTCCACGTTTCTGATTTTGTCGTGCTGCTCTCCTATTCCATCTATTGATAAATTTATCACAAATTGTGTCCTGGGACATGAACTGGTAATCTTTTGCACTTTCTCAACTATCAATTCAGTTAGGATCCCATTTGTAGGAATATTAATAATCGCCGGTCTGCATTGCTTATATACTGCCTGGCAGATTTCATCTATATCAGTTCGTAAAAATGGCTCTCCCCCACTGAAAGTTATCCAGTAAGGTGATTTACCTAAATGTTTAAAAATCTCCTTGTATTCGGATAAGGTAAGATTCTTTGCTTTTTTATTATATATATTACAGGTACTGCAACGCGAATTGCAGGTATACAGCAGACTGATCGTGTAATTCATGGGCATGGGACAATGCCCACCCAATGAATAAGCCAGTTTATACTTTAATATCTTAGGTAATATTTCCAACATTTTTATATTTCTCTTTTTATATTTTTGCTTGTAGCTGCTATATCCCATTTAAAGGGATTCTTTTTTAATACTTTCAAGTCCCACCAGCCCAGAAAACGGCATAATATCTCTACTTTCATAGATAATATCAGATAAAACCATTCTCCTGGTCTGTCTATAAATTGCTTTTTCATTATTTTGAACAGCAAACCAGAATCCTGTGAAGCTACGTTATACTGCTGATTTTCTTTCAACCACAAATGTCCGCTGGCAATACGCCTGCGCTGACTTATATATTCACTCAGTTTTTCCGGTCCTTTATTATATACAACAGCATCTCCCACATACTGCAATTTAAGGTCATGCTCCAGTATTATCGCTTCAATACTGGCTTCATCTACTGCACTATGAGATGGTATTGCCGGAAATATATTGCGAAAGGCTATCATTTCTCCCAGTTTAGGTGATTCCTTTGCCATCAAATGATGCATCTCCCAGAGGATATGAACCAGATGACCTGTTATCCCTCTGCGTTTATTTTCGGGTACCGGTCTGCCTCCAGTTGCTCCCACCTGTTTATCAGAAAAAGCACTCACCAGCTTT
This region includes:
- a CDS encoding valine--tRNA ligase, which produces MDIKKQYEPQEIEKKWYDHWIEKGYFTPKIDKTKKPYTILIPPPNVTGHLHMGHVLNNTIQDVMIRYKRMTGVPTLWLPGVDHAGIATQNVVEKALAKEGKTRHDIGREELLERIWAWKHAKGGRIIQQLKKLGASCDWTRERFTMDEQLSDSVKEVFISLYEKGLIYKGKRIINWCPRCVTALANDEVEHEDEAGKLWEIKYPVKDSGTYISVETTRPETMLGDTAVAVNPADDRYKEMIGKTLILPLMNKEIPVIADDYVDIEFGSGCVKITPAHDPNDFEVGQRHGLEQILVIDEHGFMNENAPEKYQGMDRYQCRKAILEDLKDLGLLGNIKEHQHAVGHCYRCDTAIEPYLSDQWFVKMKPMAEKAIEVVKNGQVKFQPERWIKVYLHWMENIRDWCISRQIWWGHRIPAYYCESCGKMLIAKEMPETCPDCRNHEFKQDEDVLDTWFSSWLWPFSTLGWPNETEDLNYFLPTNLLVTAPGIIYLWVARMIMSTLEFRGVIPFDTVLLHGMVLDETGRKMSKSLGNSPDPIDIIDSIGADALRFSMIYNTPKGQDSYYSENILETGRNFANKIWNAFRYIMMNVENIEGSLKESELEMELADKWIYSRLQQTIAKAEYYYENIRLNDAALLIQEFIWKEFCSWYLELSKERMYNEDNPIRQMTVKYILLDVLQNSMRLLQPLMPFIAEEIWDNLKNWVTDLEESVVIASFPTSDHTKIDKNIEAEMAMIQESITVIRNLRKQVNLPPKTQVKISIKTATDNQDKLLNENLNYFSKLANVVEIETGKEMPKPEGALADVVMGMEIYLPLSGLIDVKAEQQRLQKQIDKLEIELRKINGKLQNEKFISSAPENIVAKEKEKYNEVKTKYDKTLELLNGLN
- a CDS encoding PQQ-binding-like beta-propeller repeat protein; translation: MIKIFDSSDNFLSNYIYLDHFPGQPRNMMLMLKHHSEDSFANQMLEKLLSEIIELDLDNLPEDKIIPALQRFFVEINWRLYSLFGQRPDLERGISLFLCVMESDRMYFVQFGRYFIGLLDKSEFKEIGRKWENLTMTSREDLMLLGSRDMDIAVKVEQVTIPESSYFLVMDSVAAMRLQDLGLHFLSINEHIGQLKEADKFGYIILKNWEQKASSNTPWRRRKRVNRTATILLLVIILSAAYVYYGKNLIDDLFSRLKFTRNEFTRNDLKEQFFLLQEQAQDLLNELANEDMNIAIFPQQKIVMEADWEMTIANKFSSNTCFDYRGVYAASDRSLYQIDKRNAEIKWEKSFDSKVEVLRLVDANRILVSLADGRLISLNRDDGKQIWEENYQISGEHNSQKGVCLINLNQYRQLDDSVFLIYKDKRLTLSQVRSGEVIAEIVNDAKIDNISEYDILDKCIYITAGNKLKKINIKVMT
- a CDS encoding radical SAM/SPASM domain-containing protein, with amino-acid sequence MLEILPKILKYKLAYSLGGHCPMPMNYTISLLYTCNSRCSTCNIYNKKAKNLTLSEYKEIFKHLGKSPYWITFSGGEPFLRTDIDEICQAVYKQCRPAIINIPTNGILTELIVEKVQKITSSCPRTQFVINLSIDGIGEQHDKIRNVEGNYEKVLATYYGLKELKAKNLSIGIHSVISTLNVADFHSIASELIQLKPDSYITEIAEERVELDTMGSDITPDMVSYKAAIDFLIHRIKNGKYKGIGKITEAFRIEYYQLVKLIMRDQKQVIPCYSGVTSAQISPDGDIWSCCIKARSMGNLRENDYNFRRIWNNHNAILERRSIKNMECWCPLANAGYTNMLMNIPILMRVFIRSFIKWYN
- a CDS encoding glycosyltransferase, with translation MGQIHCEIGLIVYNEAENIGRLLQAIEQQELKQVVIDRIIVVSSACHDGTDDIVREKMKLNDRIELITEAERNGKSAAINKFLAAAKSEILIVESGDTLPAKDTIEKLVSAFSDKQVGATGGRPVPENKRRGITGHLVHILWEMHHLMAKESPKLGEMIAFRNIFPAIPSHSAVDEASIEAIILEHDLKLQYVGDAVVYNKGPEKLSEYISQRRRIASGHLWLKENQQYNVASQDSGLLFKIMKKQFIDRPGEWFYLILSMKVEILCRFLGWWDLKVLKKNPFKWDIAATSKNIKREI